In Micromonospora sp. LH3U1, one genomic interval encodes:
- the carA gene encoding glutamine-hydrolyzing carbamoyl-phosphate synthase small subunit: MVKRRPAILVLEDGRTFPGEAYGSVGETFGEAVFNTGMTGYQETLTDPSYHRQVVVQTAPHIGNTGVNGEDDESGRIWVAGYVVRDPARIGSNWRATGGLEDRLATEGVVGISGVDTRALTRHLRERGAMRVGISSVDNDPQSLLTRVRQAPQMTGADLSAEVTTAEPYVVEALGEHRFTVAALDLGIKRNVPRRLATRGVTTHVLPASSSIDQLLATGADAIFLSPGPGDPATADAPVALAREALRRQVPLFGICFGSQILGRALGFGTYKLGYGHRGINQPVLDRATGKVEVTSHNHGFAVEVPGAGGGAVVPDQVIDTDFGGVRVSHVCLNDNVVEGLRAVDVPAFTVQYHPEAAAGPHDADYLFDRFAELIEGRALDRQPSEGRTHSKGRSNA, translated from the coding sequence ATGGTCAAGCGCAGACCCGCAATCCTTGTGCTCGAGGACGGGCGCACGTTCCCCGGTGAGGCGTACGGCAGCGTCGGGGAGACCTTCGGCGAAGCGGTCTTCAACACCGGCATGACCGGCTACCAGGAGACCCTCACCGACCCGTCCTACCACCGGCAGGTGGTGGTGCAGACCGCGCCGCACATCGGCAACACCGGCGTCAACGGCGAGGACGACGAGTCCGGCCGGATCTGGGTGGCGGGCTACGTCGTGCGCGACCCGGCCCGGATCGGGTCGAACTGGCGGGCCACCGGCGGTCTCGAGGACCGCCTCGCCACCGAGGGTGTGGTGGGTATCAGCGGGGTGGACACCCGGGCGTTGACCCGGCACCTGCGTGAGCGCGGCGCCATGCGGGTGGGCATCTCCAGCGTCGACAACGACCCGCAGAGCCTGCTGACCCGGGTCCGGCAGGCGCCGCAGATGACCGGCGCGGACCTGTCCGCCGAGGTGACCACCGCCGAGCCGTACGTCGTCGAGGCCCTCGGCGAGCACCGGTTCACGGTGGCCGCTCTGGACCTGGGCATCAAGCGCAACGTTCCCCGTCGGCTCGCCACGCGCGGGGTGACCACCCACGTGCTGCCGGCCTCGTCGAGCATCGATCAGCTGCTCGCCACCGGTGCCGACGCGATCTTCCTGTCGCCCGGCCCCGGTGACCCGGCCACCGCCGACGCTCCGGTGGCGCTGGCCCGGGAGGCGCTGCGGCGGCAGGTGCCGCTGTTCGGCATCTGCTTCGGCAGCCAGATCCTCGGTCGGGCGCTCGGCTTCGGCACCTACAAGCTGGGCTACGGCCACCGGGGGATCAACCAGCCTGTGCTCGACCGGGCCACCGGCAAGGTCGAGGTGACCAGCCACAACCATGGCTTCGCGGTCGAGGTGCCCGGTGCGGGTGGCGGCGCGGTGGTCCCCGACCAGGTGATCGACACCGACTTCGGTGGCGTGCGGGTGTCGCACGTCTGCCTCAATGACAACGTGGTCGAGGGGCTGCGGGCCGTGGACGTGCCCGCATTCACGGTTCAGTACCACCCGGAGGCGGCGGCCGGCCCGCACGACGCCGACTACCTCTTCGACCGATTCGCCGAGCTGATCGAGGGCCGTGCCCTCGACCGGCAGCCCAGTGAAGGCCGGACCCACAGCAAGGGGCGCAGCAATGCCTAA
- the carB gene encoding carbamoyl-phosphate synthase large subunit, translating into MPKRTDLKHILVIGSGPIVIGQACEFDYSGTQACRVLRSEGIRVSLVNSNPATIMTDPEFADATYVEPITPEFVELVIAKERPDAILATLGGQTALNTAVALHQAGVLEKYGVELIGANIDAINRGEDRQLFKDIVAKAGVRLGVDDPTGLVPRSRVCHSMDEVEATVVELGLPVVIRPSFTMGGLGSGMAHTPEDLARIAGDGLAASPVHEVLIEESVLGWKEYELELMRDRNDNVVVVCSIENIDPMGVHTGDSVTVAPAMTLTDREYQRLRDLGIAVLREVGVDTGGCNIQFAVNPADGRIVVIEMNPRVSRSSALASKATGFPIAKIAAKLAIGYTLDEIPNDITLKTPAAFEPSLDYVVVKIPRFAFEKFPGADPELTTTMKSVGEAMSLGRNFSEALNKAMRSMETKEAGFWSVPDPAGVSLADTLAALRIPHDGRLYTVERALRLGASIAEVAEASGGIDPWFLDQIAALIELRAEIVDAPVLDAELLRRAKRAGLSDRQLAALRPELAAEDGVRTLRHRLDVRPVYKTVDTCAAEFEATTPYHYSTYDLETEVVPSNQPKVLILGSGPNRIGQGIEFDYSCVHAVQALRAAGYETVMINCNPETVSTDYDTADRLYFEPLTFEDVLEVWHAEDSSGRAAGGPGVVGVVVQLGGQTPLGLAQRLKNAGVPVVGTSPESIHLAEERGAFGAVLARAGLRAPAHGMATSYDEAKTIADEIGYPVLVRPSYVLGGRGMEIVYDDPTLRDYIGRATDISPDHPVLVDRFLDDAIEIDVDALCDADGEVYIGGVMEHIEEAGIHSGDSSCALPPITLAGSHLAEVRRYTEAIARGVGVRGLLNVQYALKDDVLYVLEANPRASRTVPFVSKATAVPLAKAAARIALGAKIAELRAEGLLPSTGDGGTMPADAPIAVKEAVLPFKRFRTRAGKGIDSLLGPEMKSTGEVMGIDTNFGHAFAKSQSAAYGSLPTAGKIFVSVANRDKRGMIFPIKRLADLGFEIVATAGTAEVLRRHGIACEQVRKHYQAGEGDDAVSLIGGGHVALVINTPQGSGASARSDGYEIRSAAVTADIPCITTVPGAAAAVMGIEARIRGDMQVRPLQDLHATLRAAQ; encoded by the coding sequence ATGCCTAAGCGGACCGATCTCAAGCACATCCTGGTGATCGGCTCCGGGCCGATCGTCATCGGGCAGGCCTGCGAGTTCGACTACTCCGGCACCCAGGCCTGCCGGGTGCTGCGCAGTGAGGGGATCCGGGTCAGCCTGGTCAACTCCAACCCGGCGACGATCATGACGGACCCGGAGTTCGCCGACGCGACCTACGTCGAGCCGATCACCCCGGAGTTCGTGGAGCTGGTCATCGCCAAGGAGCGCCCGGACGCGATCCTGGCGACCCTCGGCGGGCAGACCGCGCTGAACACCGCGGTCGCCCTGCACCAGGCCGGCGTCCTGGAGAAGTACGGCGTGGAGTTGATCGGCGCGAACATCGACGCGATCAACCGGGGCGAGGACCGCCAACTGTTCAAGGACATCGTCGCGAAGGCCGGCGTACGCCTGGGTGTCGACGACCCGACCGGCCTGGTGCCGCGCTCCCGGGTCTGCCACTCGATGGACGAGGTCGAGGCGACAGTCGTCGAGCTGGGCCTGCCGGTGGTGATCCGGCCGTCGTTCACCATGGGCGGCCTGGGCTCCGGCATGGCGCACACCCCGGAGGACCTGGCCCGCATCGCCGGCGACGGCCTCGCCGCCAGCCCGGTGCACGAGGTGCTCATCGAGGAGAGCGTGCTCGGCTGGAAGGAGTACGAGCTCGAGCTGATGCGCGACCGGAACGACAACGTGGTGGTGGTCTGCTCGATCGAGAACATCGACCCGATGGGCGTGCACACCGGCGACAGCGTCACCGTGGCCCCGGCCATGACGCTCACCGACCGGGAATACCAGCGCCTGCGTGACCTGGGCATCGCCGTGCTGCGCGAGGTCGGGGTGGACACCGGTGGCTGCAACATCCAGTTCGCGGTCAACCCGGCCGACGGCCGGATCGTCGTGATCGAGATGAACCCCCGGGTGTCCCGCTCCTCGGCGCTGGCCTCCAAGGCGACCGGTTTCCCGATCGCGAAGATCGCCGCGAAGCTGGCCATCGGTTACACCCTCGACGAGATCCCCAACGACATCACGTTGAAGACCCCGGCGGCGTTCGAGCCGAGTCTGGACTACGTGGTGGTGAAGATTCCCCGGTTCGCGTTCGAGAAGTTCCCCGGCGCGGACCCGGAGCTGACCACCACCATGAAGTCGGTGGGCGAGGCGATGAGCCTCGGGCGCAACTTCAGCGAGGCGCTGAACAAGGCGATGCGCTCGATGGAGACGAAGGAGGCCGGCTTCTGGTCGGTCCCCGACCCGGCCGGCGTCAGCCTGGCGGACACCCTCGCCGCGTTGCGGATCCCGCACGACGGCCGGCTGTACACCGTCGAGCGGGCGCTGCGCCTCGGCGCGTCGATCGCCGAGGTCGCCGAGGCCTCCGGCGGGATCGACCCGTGGTTCCTGGACCAGATCGCCGCGCTGATCGAGCTGCGCGCGGAGATCGTGGACGCCCCGGTGCTCGACGCCGAGCTGCTGCGCCGTGCCAAGCGGGCCGGCCTGTCCGACCGGCAGCTCGCCGCGCTGCGCCCGGAGCTGGCCGCCGAGGACGGCGTACGGACCCTGCGGCACCGCCTCGACGTGCGCCCGGTCTACAAGACCGTGGACACCTGCGCGGCCGAGTTCGAGGCGACGACGCCGTACCACTACTCGACGTACGACCTGGAGACCGAGGTCGTGCCGTCGAACCAGCCGAAGGTGCTGATCCTGGGCTCCGGCCCGAACCGCATCGGGCAGGGCATCGAGTTCGACTACTCCTGTGTGCACGCCGTGCAGGCGTTGCGGGCGGCCGGCTACGAGACGGTCATGATCAATTGCAATCCGGAGACGGTCTCCACCGACTACGACACCGCCGACCGGCTCTACTTCGAGCCGCTGACCTTCGAGGACGTCCTGGAGGTCTGGCACGCCGAGGACTCGTCCGGCCGGGCGGCCGGCGGGCCGGGTGTGGTCGGGGTGGTCGTGCAGCTCGGCGGGCAGACCCCGCTGGGGTTGGCGCAGCGGCTCAAGAACGCCGGTGTGCCGGTGGTCGGCACCTCCCCGGAGTCGATCCACCTGGCCGAGGAGCGGGGGGCGTTCGGCGCGGTGCTGGCCCGGGCCGGGCTGCGCGCGCCGGCGCACGGCATGGCCACCTCGTACGACGAGGCCAAGACGATCGCCGACGAGATCGGCTACCCGGTGCTGGTCCGGCCGTCGTACGTGCTGGGCGGGCGGGGCATGGAGATCGTCTACGACGACCCGACGCTGCGCGACTACATCGGTCGGGCCACCGACATCTCCCCGGATCACCCCGTGCTGGTGGACCGGTTCCTCGACGACGCCATCGAGATCGACGTGGACGCTCTCTGCGACGCCGACGGCGAGGTCTACATCGGCGGCGTGATGGAGCACATCGAGGAGGCCGGCATCCACTCCGGTGACTCGTCCTGCGCGCTGCCCCCGATCACGCTCGCGGGCTCGCACCTGGCCGAGGTCCGCCGCTACACCGAGGCCATCGCCCGTGGCGTCGGCGTCCGTGGCCTGCTCAACGTGCAGTACGCGCTCAAGGACGACGTGCTCTACGTCCTGGAGGCCAACCCTCGGGCGTCGCGGACCGTTCCGTTCGTCTCCAAGGCCACGGCGGTGCCGCTGGCCAAGGCGGCGGCCCGGATCGCGCTCGGGGCGAAGATCGCCGAGCTGCGCGCCGAGGGCCTGCTGCCGTCGACGGGGGACGGGGGCACGATGCCCGCCGACGCGCCGATCGCGGTCAAGGAGGCGGTGCTGCCGTTCAAGCGCTTCCGGACCCGCGCCGGCAAGGGGATCGACTCGCTGCTCGGGCCGGAGATGAAGTCGACGGGCGAGGTGATGGGCATCGACACCAACTTCGGGCATGCCTTCGCCAAGAGCCAGTCGGCGGCGTACGGCTCGCTGCCGACCGCCGGGAAGATTTTCGTGTCGGTGGCCAACCGGGACAAGCGCGGCATGATCTTCCCGATCAAGCGTCTGGCCGATCTGGGCTTCGAGATCGTGGCGACCGCCGGTACGGCCGAGGTGCTGCGCCGGCACGGCATCGCCTGCGAGCAGGTCCGCAAGCACTACCAGGCTGGTGAGGGAGACGACGCGGTGTCGCTGATCGGCGGCGGCCACGTGGCGCTGGTGATCAACACGCCGCAGGGTTCGGGTGCCAGCGCCCGCTCCGACGGCTACGAGATCCGCAGCGCGGCCGTCACCGCGGACATCCCCTGCATCACCACGGTCCCCGGCGCCGCCGCGGCCGTGATGGGCATCGAGGCGCGGATCCGCGGCGACATGCAGGTACGCCCCCTGCAGGACCTGCACGCCACCCTCCGGGCCGCCCAGTGA
- a CDS encoding adenosylmethionine--8-amino-7-oxononanoate transaminase, whose translation MTPEEILAGDRAHVWHPYAAMPPAHPPYVVRSAEGVRLRLADGRELVDGMSSWWAAIHGYRHPVLDAAVTDQLGRMSHVMFGGLTHEPAVQLARTLVELTPDGLEHVFLADSGSVSVEVAVKMCLQYQRAIGRPQRRRLATWRGGYHGDTFHPMSVCDPEGGMHHLWGDVLPRQVFAPVPPGGFTDPPDDAYVAALVDTVERHADELAAVIVEPVVQGAGGMRFHHPGYLRVLREVTRAHGVLLIFDEIATGFGRTGAMFAAEHAGVTPDVLCVGKALTGGYLTLAATLCTPEVARGISAGGVLAHGPTFMGNPLACAVANASIGLLRAGDWSAQVARVGAGLRAGLEPLRGTPGVADVRVLGAIGVVQLDHEVDLGAATAAAVDQGVWLRPFRDLIYTMPPYVTDDVDLARIAAGVAAAVAAG comes from the coding sequence GTGACACCTGAGGAGATTCTGGCCGGGGATCGGGCGCACGTTTGGCATCCTTACGCCGCTATGCCGCCGGCTCACCCGCCTTACGTGGTGCGGAGCGCGGAGGGGGTGCGGCTGCGGCTTGCCGACGGGCGTGAGCTGGTGGACGGGATGTCGTCCTGGTGGGCGGCGATCCACGGATACCGACACCCGGTGCTGGACGCCGCGGTGACCGATCAGCTCGGCCGGATGAGCCACGTGATGTTCGGCGGGCTCACCCACGAGCCCGCCGTGCAGCTCGCCCGGACCCTGGTCGAGCTGACCCCGGATGGTCTGGAGCACGTGTTCCTGGCCGACTCCGGCTCGGTCAGCGTCGAGGTGGCGGTGAAGATGTGCCTGCAGTACCAGCGGGCCATCGGTCGGCCGCAGCGGCGTCGGCTGGCGACCTGGCGGGGCGGCTACCACGGCGACACGTTCCACCCGATGAGCGTCTGTGACCCGGAGGGCGGGATGCACCACCTCTGGGGCGACGTGCTGCCCCGGCAGGTGTTCGCCCCGGTCCCACCGGGAGGCTTCACCGACCCACCCGACGACGCGTACGTGGCGGCGCTGGTGGACACGGTGGAGCGGCACGCCGACGAACTGGCCGCGGTGATCGTCGAGCCCGTCGTCCAGGGCGCTGGTGGGATGCGTTTCCACCACCCGGGTTACCTGCGGGTGCTGCGCGAGGTGACCCGTGCGCACGGGGTGCTGCTGATCTTCGACGAGATCGCCACCGGGTTCGGCCGTACCGGTGCGATGTTCGCCGCCGAGCACGCCGGGGTGACCCCGGACGTGCTGTGCGTGGGCAAGGCGCTCACCGGCGGCTACCTGACGCTCGCGGCGACGCTGTGTACCCCGGAGGTCGCCCGGGGCATCTCCGCCGGCGGTGTGCTGGCGCACGGCCCCACGTTCATGGGCAACCCGTTGGCGTGTGCGGTGGCTAACGCCTCCATCGGGCTGCTGCGGGCCGGGGACTGGTCGGCGCAGGTGGCCAGGGTCGGCGCTGGCCTGCGCGCGGGCCTGGAGCCCTTGCGCGGTACGCCCGGCGTGGCCGACGTACGGGTGCTCGGCGCGATCGGGGTGGTCCAGCTCGATCACGAGGTCGACCTCGGCGCGGCCACCGCCGCTGCGGTCGACCAGGGAGTGTGGCTGCGCCCGTTCCGCGACCTGATCTACACGATGCCGCCGTACGTCACCGACGACGTCGACCTGGCCCGGATCGCGGCCGGGGTGGCGGCGGCGGTGGCGGCCGGCTGA
- the pyrF gene encoding orotidine-5'-phosphate decarboxylase, translating to MDSFGTRLHRAITERGPLCVGIDPHPGLLARWGLADDVQGLDRFTRTVVEALGDRVAVVKPQSAFFERFGSRGVAILESTIRQLRNAGSLVLLDVKRGDIGSTVSAYASAYLDPSSPLYVDAVTASPYLGVGSLAPMFELAAKHGGGVFVLALTSNPEGAAVQQARTADGRTVAQTVIDEISQLNSGATPLGSFGLVVGATIGDTGHDLSGVGGPLLAPGLGAQGAGAADLRTVFGSSLASVLPSYSREVLSAGPDVAALRAAADRVLVDCRAVLPAR from the coding sequence ATGGATAGCTTCGGTACCCGGCTGCACCGGGCGATCACCGAGCGGGGGCCACTCTGTGTGGGCATCGACCCGCATCCCGGTCTGCTGGCCCGTTGGGGCCTCGCGGACGACGTTCAGGGGCTTGACCGGTTCACCCGGACCGTCGTGGAAGCCCTCGGTGACCGGGTTGCGGTGGTCAAGCCTCAGTCGGCCTTTTTCGAGCGTTTCGGGTCCCGAGGTGTGGCGATTCTTGAGTCAACTATCCGACAGTTACGGAATGCCGGCTCGCTCGTTCTGCTCGACGTCAAGCGCGGCGACATCGGCTCGACGGTGAGCGCGTACGCCTCCGCGTACCTCGATCCATCCAGCCCTTTGTATGTCGACGCGGTCACCGCGAGCCCCTACCTCGGGGTCGGTTCGCTGGCGCCGATGTTCGAACTGGCCGCCAAGCACGGCGGTGGCGTGTTCGTGCTGGCCCTCACCTCCAACCCCGAGGGCGCGGCCGTGCAGCAGGCCCGCACGGCCGACGGCCGCACCGTGGCGCAGACCGTGATCGACGAGATTTCCCAGCTCAACAGCGGTGCGACCCCGCTCGGGAGCTTCGGTCTGGTGGTCGGCGCGACCATCGGCGACACCGGTCACGACCTCTCCGGTGTGGGGGGCCCGCTGCTCGCACCGGGGCTCGGCGCGCAGGGTGCTGGGGCAGCCGATCTGCGTACCGTCTTCGGTTCGAGCCTCGCCTCGGTGCTCCCGTCGTACTCCCGGGAGGTGCTCTCGGCGGGCCCCGATGTCGCCGCCCTGCGGGCCGCCGCGGACCGCGTGTTGGTCGACTGCCGGGCCGTTCTGCCTGCCCGGTGA
- the mihF gene encoding integration host factor, actinobacterial type, translating to MPLPSLTPEQRAAALEKAAEIRKARAQLKEQLKQGKTTLGAVLERAESDDVVGKLKVSAVLQAMPGIGKIRATQIMEKLKIADSRRLRGLGEQQRKALLGEFAAN from the coding sequence GTGCCGCTCCCGTCACTGACCCCCGAACAACGCGCTGCCGCGCTCGAGAAGGCTGCGGAAATCCGCAAGGCCCGTGCTCAGCTGAAGGAGCAGCTCAAGCAGGGCAAGACCACGCTCGGTGCCGTCCTCGAGCGCGCCGAGAGCGACGACGTCGTTGGCAAGCTCAAGGTTTCGGCCGTCCTGCAGGCCATGCCGGGCATCGGCAAGATCCGGGCTACCCAGATCATGGAGAAGCTCAAGATCGCCGACAGCCGTCGCCTGCGCGGCCTTGGTGAGCAGCAGCGCAAGGCACTGCTTGGAGAGTTCGCCGCCAACTGA
- a CDS encoding guanylate kinase: MSTDDEARPAARLTVLAGPSGSGRESVVELVRARSPSVWIPVPAITRPRRESEIDGVDRVFLAPAEFDRQLAADELLEWSRIGSYRRGTPYPPLRARLDAGQPVLLPLDLRGALLVRARLPDCRLVLLSPPGYQPDAGVAATVEHTLTHDLTERVVDELVGLLGSSYPDPAWSRVRG; encoded by the coding sequence GTGAGCACGGATGACGAGGCGCGCCCGGCGGCTCGGCTCACTGTCCTGGCTGGACCTTCGGGTTCCGGCAGGGAGAGTGTCGTCGAGCTCGTCCGGGCGCGTTCTCCGTCCGTGTGGATCCCGGTGCCGGCCATTACCAGGCCGCGCCGGGAGTCGGAGATCGACGGGGTCGACCGCGTCTTCCTCGCCCCCGCCGAGTTCGATCGCCAGCTCGCCGCCGACGAGCTGTTGGAGTGGTCCCGGATCGGCTCGTACCGCCGGGGCACCCCGTACCCACCGCTGCGTGCCCGGCTCGACGCCGGGCAGCCGGTGCTGCTCCCGCTCGATCTGCGTGGCGCTCTGCTGGTCCGTGCGCGCCTGCCCGATTGCCGGCTGGTGCTGCTGAGCCCACCCGGGTATCAACCCGACGCCGGCGTCGCGGCCACCGTCGAGCACACGCTGACCCACGACCTCACCGAGCGTGTGGTCGACGAGCTGGTAGGCTTACTCGGTTCTTCTTATCCGGATCCGGCCTGGTCGCGCGTACGCGGCTGA
- the rpoZ gene encoding DNA-directed RNA polymerase subunit omega has protein sequence MGSIANPEGITNPPIDELLEKTTSKYALVIFAAKRARQVNAYYSQLGEGLLEYVGPLVETTPQEKPLSIAMREINGGLLTAEPTDQP, from the coding sequence GTGGGATCCATCGCCAACCCCGAAGGCATCACCAACCCGCCGATCGACGAGCTCCTCGAGAAGACGACGTCGAAGTACGCGCTGGTCATCTTCGCCGCCAAGCGCGCGCGCCAGGTGAACGCCTACTACAGCCAGCTCGGTGAGGGCCTCCTGGAGTACGTCGGCCCGCTCGTCGAGACCACCCCGCAGGAGAAGCCCCTCTCGATCGCCATGCGCGAGATCAACGGCGGCCTGCTCACCGCCGAGCCGACCGACCAGCCGTAA
- the coaBC gene encoding bifunctional phosphopantothenoylcysteine decarboxylase/phosphopantothenate--cysteine ligase CoaBC, with product MSASIVLGVGGGIAAYKACELLRLFTESGHRVRVVPTASALRFVGAPTWAALSGQPVADDVWTDVHEVPHVRLGQQADLVVVAPTTTDLLAKAAHGLADDLLTNTLLTARCPVLLAPAMHTEMWEHPATVANVATLRARGVLVIEPAVGRLTGVDTGKGRLPDPAEIFAVARRVLARGVSAPTDLAGRRVVVTAGGTREPLDPVRFLGNRSSGKQGYAFARAAVARGARVTLIAANVSLSDPAGVDLIRVGTTAELREATLKAAVEADAVVMAAAPADFRPAAYAPGKIKKSDDGVAPTIELVTNPDIAAELGKRKRPGQLLVVFAAETGDAEANGRAKLARKRADLIVINEVGPDKVFGADTNTVTVIGADGSVSRLPEQAKEAVADTVWDLVVARLTGDS from the coding sequence ATGTCCGCCTCGATCGTCCTCGGGGTCGGCGGCGGCATCGCCGCCTACAAGGCGTGCGAGCTGCTGCGACTCTTCACCGAATCGGGTCACCGGGTTCGGGTCGTGCCGACCGCGTCGGCGCTCCGGTTCGTCGGGGCGCCGACCTGGGCGGCACTCTCCGGTCAGCCGGTGGCCGACGACGTCTGGACCGACGTCCACGAGGTGCCGCACGTCCGGCTCGGTCAGCAGGCCGATCTGGTGGTGGTCGCGCCGACCACCACCGACCTGCTCGCCAAGGCCGCGCACGGGCTCGCCGACGACCTGCTCACCAACACCCTGCTGACCGCTCGCTGTCCAGTGTTGTTGGCCCCGGCCATGCACACCGAGATGTGGGAGCACCCGGCCACCGTGGCCAACGTCGCCACGCTGCGGGCCCGGGGTGTCCTGGTCATCGAGCCCGCCGTCGGCCGGCTCACCGGCGTCGACACCGGCAAGGGGCGCCTGCCCGACCCGGCCGAGATCTTCGCCGTCGCCCGTCGGGTCCTGGCCCGGGGTGTCTCCGCCCCCACCGACCTGGCCGGCCGCCGGGTGGTCGTCACCGCAGGTGGCACCCGGGAGCCGTTGGACCCGGTCCGCTTCCTGGGTAACCGCTCCTCGGGCAAGCAGGGTTACGCGTTCGCCCGCGCGGCGGTCGCCCGGGGCGCCCGGGTCACCCTGATCGCGGCCAACGTCTCCCTCTCCGACCCCGCCGGCGTCGACCTGATCCGGGTGGGCACCACCGCTGAGCTGCGGGAGGCGACGCTGAAGGCCGCCGTCGAGGCCGACGCGGTGGTGATGGCGGCGGCTCCGGCCGATTTCCGGCCGGCGGCGTACGCGCCTGGCAAAATCAAGAAGTCGGACGATGGCGTCGCGCCCACCATCGAGCTCGTCACGAACCCGGACATCGCGGCTGAGCTCGGCAAGCGCAAACGACCGGGGCAGCTGCTGGTGGTGTTCGCGGCCGAGACCGGCGACGCGGAAGCCAACGGCCGTGCGAAACTCGCCCGGAAGCGGGCCGACCTCATCGTGATCAACGAAGTCGGTCCGGACAAGGTCTTCGGGGCCGACACCAACACGGTGACGGTCATCGGCGCGGACGGCTCGGTCAGCCGTTTGCCCGAGCAGGCCAAGGAGGCTGTGGCCGACACCGTCTGGGATCTGGTCGTGGCGCGGCTGACCGGTGACTCCTGA
- the metK gene encoding methionine adenosyltransferase — MTRRLFTSESVTEGHPDKIADQISDGILDALLAEDPHSRVAVETMITTGQVHIAGEVTTKAYADIPTIVRRTILDIGYDSSKKGFDGASCGVSVSIGAQSEDIAQGVDNAFELRTGASESALDAQGAGDQGMMFGFACSETPELMPLPIALAHRLARRLAAARKDGTIPYLRPDGKTQVTIEYEGLRPVRLNTVVVSSQHAADISLDSLLTPDVRDHVISPELESLGLDTDGYRLLVNPTGRFEIGGPMGDAGLTGRKIIVDTYGGYARHGGGAFSGKDPSKVDRSAAYAMRWVAKNVVAAGLAERCEVQVAYAIGKAHPVSLFIETFGTETVPVSSIEKAVAEVFDLRPAAIIRDLNLLRPIYQQTAAYGHFGRELPDLTWESTDRAADLKSAAGA, encoded by the coding sequence GTGACACGCCGCCTCTTTACGTCCGAATCGGTCACGGAAGGCCACCCGGACAAGATCGCCGACCAGATCAGCGATGGCATCCTCGACGCGCTGCTGGCCGAGGACCCCCACAGCCGCGTGGCGGTGGAGACCATGATCACCACCGGCCAGGTGCACATCGCCGGTGAGGTGACCACCAAGGCGTACGCCGACATCCCGACGATCGTCCGTCGGACCATCCTCGACATCGGCTACGACTCATCGAAGAAGGGCTTCGACGGCGCCTCCTGTGGGGTCAGCGTCTCCATCGGTGCACAGTCCGAGGACATCGCGCAGGGCGTGGACAATGCCTTCGAGTTGCGGACCGGGGCGTCGGAGAGCGCGCTGGACGCGCAGGGCGCCGGCGACCAGGGCATGATGTTCGGCTTCGCCTGCTCGGAGACGCCCGAGCTGATGCCGCTGCCGATCGCTCTCGCTCACCGGCTGGCCCGTCGCCTCGCCGCGGCGCGCAAGGACGGCACGATTCCCTACCTGCGGCCGGACGGCAAGACCCAGGTGACCATCGAGTACGAGGGGCTGCGCCCGGTCCGGCTGAACACCGTGGTCGTGTCCAGCCAGCACGCCGCGGACATCTCGCTCGACTCGCTGCTCACTCCGGACGTGCGCGACCATGTGATCTCCCCGGAGCTGGAGAGCCTGGGTCTGGACACCGACGGCTACCGGCTGCTGGTCAACCCGACCGGCCGGTTCGAGATCGGTGGCCCGATGGGTGACGCCGGGCTGACCGGCCGCAAGATCATCGTCGACACCTACGGCGGGTACGCCCGGCACGGTGGCGGCGCGTTCTCCGGCAAGGATCCGTCCAAGGTGGACCGCTCTGCCGCGTACGCGATGCGTTGGGTGGCCAAGAACGTCGTCGCCGCCGGTCTGGCCGAGCGGTGCGAGGTGCAGGTCGCGTACGCCATCGGCAAGGCCCACCCGGTGAGCCTGTTCATCGAGACGTTCGGCACCGAGACCGTGCCGGTCTCCTCGATCGAGAAGGCCGTCGCCGAGGTGTTCGACCTGCGTCCGGCCGCGATCATCCGGGACCTCAACCTGCTCCGCCCGATCTACCAGCAGACCGCCGCGTACGGCCACTTCGGCCGGGAGCTGCCGGACCTGACCTGGGAGAGCACCGACCGGGCCGCCGACCTCAAGTCGGCCGCGGGAGCCTGA